In a single window of the Bradyrhizobium erythrophlei genome:
- a CDS encoding AEC family transporter — protein MVDILNLALPYFGLIFIGFACGKAKGLPEQGLAWMNFFLLYVSLPALLFGITSKTPFSELNNPPFLIATTLGTASAFVLALFAGRLIGRLSFREATLAGLSGGYGNIGYMGPGLALAVLGSRAAAPTALIFCCDSIFLFSIVPLLIALTDGKRRHWLHTLGLVVRQIVLNPLIMSACAGALAAALHLHPPVAIDNMLLFLQNAAAPMALFVLGVTVALRPFGRVPWEVPAVIAVKILIHPLLVIGLMVLLGPFAQPWAATAVLMASLPPALNVFVIARQNDSWIEPASVAVLIGTFASVITLTSVMWLMQTGRLVFR, from the coding sequence ATGGTCGACATTCTCAATCTGGCCCTACCGTATTTCGGCCTGATCTTCATTGGCTTTGCCTGCGGCAAGGCCAAGGGTCTGCCCGAGCAGGGTTTGGCATGGATGAACTTCTTTCTGCTATATGTGTCGCTGCCCGCTCTGCTGTTCGGGATCACGTCGAAGACGCCGTTTTCGGAACTCAACAACCCGCCATTCCTGATTGCGACCACCCTCGGCACCGCCAGCGCCTTCGTACTGGCGCTGTTTGCAGGCCGGCTGATCGGGCGGCTGTCCTTCCGTGAGGCGACCCTGGCGGGCCTTTCGGGCGGTTATGGCAATATCGGCTATATGGGCCCCGGCCTGGCGCTGGCTGTGCTCGGCTCCAGGGCCGCAGCACCTACCGCCCTGATTTTCTGCTGTGACAGCATCTTTCTATTTTCGATCGTACCGCTGTTGATTGCGCTGACCGATGGCAAACGCCGGCATTGGCTGCATACGCTCGGTCTCGTGGTACGGCAGATCGTTTTGAATCCGCTGATCATGTCGGCTTGCGCGGGAGCACTCGCCGCAGCGCTGCACCTTCATCCGCCGGTCGCGATCGACAATATGCTGTTGTTTCTCCAGAATGCCGCGGCGCCGATGGCGCTGTTTGTATTGGGCGTGACGGTCGCGCTGCGCCCGTTCGGCCGGGTGCCCTGGGAGGTGCCCGCCGTCATCGCGGTCAAAATCCTGATCCATCCGCTGCTCGTGATCGGATTGATGGTGCTGCTTGGGCCATTTGCACAACCATGGGCGGCCACCGCGGTACTGATGGCATCGCTGCCGCCGGCGCTGAATGTGTTTGTGATCGCGCGCCAGAACGACAGTTGGATCGAGCCCGCATCGGTCGCGGTGCTGATCGGCACGTTCGCGTCCGTCATCACGCTTACCAGCGTGATGTGGCTGATGCAGACCGGCCGGCTGGTGTTTCGATAA